A portion of the Verrucomicrobiota bacterium genome contains these proteins:
- a CDS encoding Gfo/Idh/MocA family oxidoreductase, with protein sequence MNLTNKNSLPNAESNAQPLVTPPLTRRAFLQVVGAGAAAYGLQSTARAVEKATEKPIQGFESAPEKSDASKGWRPVSDRKLRVGLVGYGVCKFAAAFGFQDHPNVEVVAVSDLIPDRCAELAKVTRCAKTYPSLEELVKDDKIEAVFAATDAPNHAKHCIEILKHGKHAASAVPAVFGSLEEAGKLFEAVKSSGLKYMMFETSCFHEDLYAMRQIFNAGGLGKLVYSEGEYYHYMEQPIDSYKGWRVGLPPQWYPTHSNAYYVGVTGGSFTEVSCMGIPSRVDHLLPKNNPYRNPFGTEIALFRTSEGGISRMAVSWDTPGLGGEMGRIRGQRGSFYGKYEGLEKTLPNTHRPPLPPGVASGGHGGSHGYLMNEFVNAILQDRKPLVDIAKALNMTVAGIVAHQSALKGGELLKIPQFKI encoded by the coding sequence ATGAACCTGACCAACAAAAACTCCCTTCCCAACGCAGAATCAAACGCGCAACCTCTGGTCACTCCGCCGCTGACCCGGCGCGCCTTCCTTCAAGTGGTCGGTGCCGGCGCGGCGGCCTATGGACTCCAATCCACGGCCCGAGCCGTAGAGAAGGCCACGGAAAAACCGATTCAGGGTTTTGAAAGCGCGCCCGAGAAATCGGACGCATCCAAAGGTTGGCGGCCCGTTTCCGACCGCAAACTGCGCGTGGGCCTCGTCGGCTACGGCGTCTGCAAGTTCGCCGCCGCGTTCGGCTTCCAAGACCACCCGAACGTCGAGGTGGTCGCGGTGAGCGATCTCATTCCCGACCGTTGCGCGGAATTGGCGAAAGTGACCCGCTGCGCGAAAACTTATCCGTCCCTTGAAGAATTGGTGAAGGACGACAAGATCGAGGCGGTGTTCGCGGCCACCGACGCGCCGAACCACGCGAAGCATTGCATCGAAATTCTCAAGCACGGCAAGCACGCGGCTTCGGCAGTGCCGGCGGTGTTCGGGTCACTCGAAGAGGCCGGGAAGCTGTTTGAAGCGGTGAAATCCAGCGGCCTCAAGTACATGATGTTTGAAACCTCCTGTTTCCACGAAGACCTCTACGCAATGCGCCAGATCTTCAATGCCGGCGGGCTTGGCAAGCTCGTGTATTCCGAAGGTGAATATTACCACTACATGGAGCAGCCGATTGACTCTTACAAAGGCTGGCGCGTCGGTTTGCCGCCCCAATGGTATCCAACCCACTCGAACGCTTACTACGTTGGCGTCACCGGCGGCAGCTTCACAGAAGTTTCCTGCATGGGCATCCCTAGCCGCGTGGACCATCTGCTACCGAAGAACAATCCATATCGGAATCCGTTCGGCACCGAGATCGCGTTGTTCCGCACGAGCGAAGGTGGCATATCGCGCATGGCGGTCAGTTGGGACACGCCCGGTTTGGGCGGCGAGATGGGCCGCATCCGGGGGCAACGCGGCAGCTTTTACGGCAAGTACGAGGGGCTTGAAAAGACGCTGCCCAATACCCACCGCCCCCCGTTGCCACCCGGTGTCGCCTCCGGCGGACACGGCGGTTCGCACGGCTACCTGATGAATGAGTTTGTCAACGCCATCCTTCAGGACCGCAAGCCGCTGGTGGACATCGCCAAGGCGCTGAACATGACCGTCGCCGGCATCGTCGCGCACCAATCCGCCCTGAAGGGCGGCGAACTGCTGAAGATTCCGCAGTTCAAGATTTGA
- a CDS encoding DUF1638 domain-containing protein — MFLKVIACEIAFREICFAAARSPNVIDLEFLTQGHHDVPGAGRQEIQERINAVPAGKFDAILLGYGLCSNMLVGLRSDHTRLVIPRAHDCITFFLGSKERYQNCFAERPGTYYYTSGWLECRQRRGLREDEAGGAFLPAHTGAGAKATYEHWVKKYGEEKAQYLLEVMGRWTDNYSHGTLIDFDFTKPLALDEQVRKICAERGWQFEKIEGDLRLLQRWLDAQWDSADFLVVKPGERVVASYDEGIIAATPDHVIEPQPV; from the coding sequence ATGTTCCTTAAAGTCATCGCCTGCGAAATCGCCTTCCGTGAAATCTGTTTTGCGGCTGCGCGGTCGCCCAATGTGATCGACCTGGAATTTCTGACGCAAGGCCATCACGACGTTCCCGGTGCCGGCCGCCAGGAAATTCAGGAGCGCATCAACGCGGTGCCCGCTGGAAAGTTCGACGCCATTCTCCTCGGTTACGGTCTCTGCAGCAACATGCTCGTGGGTCTTCGCTCCGACCACACCCGCCTCGTCATTCCGCGCGCGCACGATTGCATCACGTTTTTTCTCGGCTCGAAGGAGCGTTACCAAAATTGTTTCGCCGAGCGGCCGGGAACGTACTATTACACTTCCGGCTGGCTCGAGTGCCGCCAGCGCCGCGGTCTGCGCGAAGACGAGGCGGGCGGCGCCTTTCTGCCGGCGCACACCGGCGCGGGCGCGAAGGCAACCTACGAACACTGGGTCAAAAAATACGGCGAAGAGAAAGCCCAATACCTGCTCGAAGTCATGGGCCGGTGGACGGACAACTATTCGCACGGCACGCTGATTGATTTTGATTTCACGAAGCCGCTGGCGCTGGACGAACAGGTGCGGAAAATCTGCGCCGAGCGCGGCTGGCAGTTTGAAAAGATCGAAGGCGACCTTCGCCTGCTCCAGCGCTGGCTCGATGCCCAATGGGATTCCGCGGATTTCCTCGTCGTGAAACCGGGTGAACGCGTCGTGGCGAGCTATGACGAGGGTATAATCGCTGCGACGCCTGACCACGTCATCGAACCCCAACCCGTCTGA
- a CDS encoding DUF1501 domain-containing protein: MPLSRREAMRRCLFGAAGLLLAEGWGLRTLAATALAKARSVIQIWMWGGPCHIDTFDPKPGAGYDYCGPLYTAIPTNVDGIQIGELLPLLAKQADKYSILRGMTHGNFGHETASYLVQTGRAAGGRDVFPSVGAVTSLFKGYDAGYTGLIPPYIVLTEPQGRFSEAGFLGSRYKPFATGGDPAAARFNVEGVVAQGISDSRQKTRRDLLHKLNTLGNAMPGDARLKALYQSEDQAYELILGDAGKLFDLSQEKDELRDRYGRNTFGQSCLMARRLVEKGVPYITINYKGWDTHKQHFQTMRRKLPEMDKALATLLQDLSERGLLGGTIVWWSGEFGRTPRVQWEAPWNGGRNHWGKVFSAVVAGGGFKGGQVVGASDAKGEELKERPVYPADLIGSMYELMGIDPNATLPHPQGLTVRVAPSAADGVTTGGRLKEII, from the coding sequence ATGCCGCTCTCGCGCCGCGAGGCCATGCGCCGTTGTCTCTTCGGCGCCGCCGGCTTGCTGCTGGCCGAGGGCTGGGGTCTTCGCACTCTGGCCGCGACGGCTCTAGCCAAAGCCAGATCTGTCATTCAAATCTGGATGTGGGGCGGGCCTTGTCACATTGATACGTTCGACCCCAAGCCGGGTGCGGGTTACGACTATTGCGGTCCGCTCTACACCGCGATCCCCACCAACGTGGACGGCATCCAGATTGGTGAATTGCTGCCGCTGCTCGCGAAACAGGCCGACAAGTATTCCATCCTCCGCGGCATGACGCATGGCAACTTCGGCCATGAGACGGCCTCCTACCTGGTTCAAACCGGACGCGCCGCCGGCGGGCGGGATGTTTTTCCCAGCGTTGGCGCCGTAACCTCGTTGTTCAAAGGTTATGACGCCGGCTACACCGGGCTGATTCCGCCCTACATCGTGCTGACCGAACCACAGGGTCGTTTCTCCGAAGCGGGCTTTCTGGGGTCGCGCTACAAACCGTTTGCCACGGGCGGCGACCCGGCGGCAGCGCGGTTCAACGTGGAAGGCGTCGTTGCGCAGGGCATTTCTGATTCGCGGCAAAAAACGCGCCGCGACCTACTGCATAAATTGAACACCCTCGGCAACGCCATGCCGGGTGATGCGCGGCTGAAGGCGTTGTATCAATCCGAGGACCAGGCGTACGAATTGATTCTGGGCGACGCCGGCAAGTTGTTCGACTTGTCGCAGGAGAAGGACGAACTGCGCGACCGCTATGGCCGCAACACCTTCGGCCAGTCGTGCCTGATGGCGCGGCGGCTCGTCGAGAAAGGCGTGCCTTACATCACCATCAACTACAAAGGTTGGGACACCCACAAACAGCATTTCCAGACGATGCGCCGCAAACTGCCGGAGATGGACAAGGCCCTCGCGACGCTGCTCCAGGATTTGTCCGAACGTGGATTGCTCGGCGGCACCATTGTCTGGTGGAGCGGCGAATTCGGCCGCACGCCGCGCGTGCAATGGGAAGCGCCGTGGAATGGTGGACGCAACCACTGGGGCAAGGTTTTTTCCGCCGTGGTTGCAGGCGGTGGATTCAAAGGTGGTCAGGTCGTCGGCGCGTCGGATGCGAAGGGCGAAGAGTTGAAGGAGCGTCCCGTGTATCCAGCCGACCTCATCGGGAGCATGTATGAACTGATGGGCATCGACCCAAACGCGACGCTGCCGCATCCGCAAGGACTGACTGTCCGCGTCGCGCCGTCGGCTGCGGATGGCGTGACGACGGGAGGACGGTTGAAGGAAATCATTTGA
- a CDS encoding PPC domain-containing protein: MKIKAIVGIIVALTSVAAAQQFTPHIGYVYPAGGRQGTTFQVTLGGQFLDGVSNVFVSGTGVQTSVVDFTKPMPQGDFNRLRDKLRELQDKKQAAFKENRKGVQGSARVSTNVWSSADEKAIAEIRGKILKNPPNRQGTPAIAENVIVRVILATNAEPGEREIRLGTLAGLSNPLKFCIGSLTEFSAPPAKAANPDLDRFLERLGRTPIKTPARSELRITLPAIVNGQITPGAVDRFRFTARGGQHLVAVVSARELIPYLADAVPGWFQATLALYDAKGKELAYDDDYSFHPDPVLHYKIPKDGEYIIEIKDAIYRGREDFVYRIMLGELPFVTSIFPLGGKLGNETSVELRGWNLPTTSLTRTNTVPGIQLVSVCDDQRPLPTTQTSVRQISNPVPLAVDTLPECLQRETNNSPSTAQPVILPVIVNGRIDQSGETDVFRFEGRAGDQFVAEVYARRLDSPLDSLLKLTDATGRLLASNDDYADSASGLNTHHADSYLRVTLPTNGSYYVHLGDAQHHGGAEYAYRLRLSAPRPDFELRVVPSSINARAGVSVPLTVRALRKDGFSNEIGLALKNAPPGFTLSGGRVPANQDQVRVTLTAPSTPLLEPVNLALEGHAIINGEEIVRAAVPADDMMQAFAYRHLVPAKELLVAVSGRRAFNATARILDEGQLKIPVGGTARVQIAAPAIALADRFDLELNEPPEGITIQNISPGNGGAEIVLQSDAKKTKPGLAGNLIINVVPGKNLTGSGNGKNPGPQRRAAIGTLPAIPFEIVGQ, translated from the coding sequence GTGAAAATAAAAGCCATTGTCGGTATCATCGTTGCGTTAACGTCGGTCGCGGCTGCGCAGCAATTCACCCCTCACATCGGTTACGTTTATCCCGCGGGGGGCCGGCAAGGGACGACATTTCAGGTTACCCTCGGTGGACAATTTCTCGACGGTGTCAGCAATGTGTTTGTCTCCGGCACAGGGGTTCAGACGAGCGTCGTTGATTTCACCAAGCCAATGCCTCAAGGTGACTTCAATCGCCTGCGAGATAAGCTGAGAGAGCTGCAGGATAAAAAACAGGCGGCATTCAAGGAAAACAGGAAGGGTGTCCAGGGCAGTGCGCGCGTTTCTACAAATGTCTGGTCATCGGCGGACGAGAAAGCGATTGCGGAAATCCGCGGAAAAATTCTGAAGAATCCTCCCAACCGGCAGGGAACACCCGCGATTGCAGAAAACGTCATCGTACGCGTGATACTTGCCACGAACGCCGAACCGGGCGAACGGGAAATCCGGCTCGGAACATTGGCTGGCCTCTCCAACCCGCTCAAGTTTTGCATCGGTTCACTGACGGAATTCTCCGCACCGCCGGCCAAAGCCGCCAACCCGGACCTCGACCGTTTTCTGGAAAGATTGGGCCGCACGCCGATCAAGACTCCCGCGCGGTCCGAATTGCGGATCACTCTGCCGGCGATTGTGAACGGCCAGATCACTCCTGGCGCCGTGGATCGATTTCGCTTTACGGCGCGCGGGGGACAGCACCTCGTGGCGGTCGTCAGCGCACGCGAGTTGATTCCCTATCTCGCCGACGCCGTGCCCGGCTGGTTTCAGGCCACCCTCGCGCTTTACGACGCAAAGGGAAAGGAACTGGCGTATGATGACGACTACTCTTTCCATCCCGACCCGGTTCTGCATTACAAGATTCCCAAGGACGGCGAATACATCATCGAGATCAAGGACGCCATATACCGCGGTCGCGAAGATTTTGTTTATCGCATCATGCTGGGGGAATTGCCATTTGTGACGAGCATCTTTCCCCTGGGCGGCAAACTCGGCAACGAAACCAGTGTGGAACTGCGCGGCTGGAATCTGCCGACAACCAGTCTGACGCGAACGAACACCGTGCCGGGAATACAACTGGTTTCCGTTTGCGATGACCAGCGCCCCTTGCCAACTACACAAACTTCGGTCCGGCAAATTTCCAACCCTGTGCCTCTTGCCGTGGACACGTTACCGGAATGTCTGCAACGGGAGACAAACAATTCGCCGAGCACCGCACAACCGGTCATACTGCCCGTAATTGTGAACGGGCGCATCGATCAGTCCGGCGAGACGGATGTGTTCCGGTTCGAAGGCCGCGCCGGCGACCAATTCGTTGCGGAAGTTTATGCACGCAGACTCGATTCGCCATTGGACTCGTTGTTGAAACTGACCGATGCCACCGGCCGGCTGCTCGCCTCCAACGATGACTACGCCGACAGCGCCTCAGGGTTGAACACGCACCACGCCGATTCCTATCTCCGCGTCACGTTGCCTACAAACGGCAGCTACTACGTTCACCTTGGTGATGCGCAGCATCACGGCGGCGCGGAATACGCCTATCGCCTGCGCCTCAGCGCGCCACGACCCGATTTCGAATTGCGCGTCGTGCCGTCCAGCATCAACGCGCGCGCCGGGGTGAGCGTACCGCTCACCGTCCGTGCGCTCCGGAAGGATGGATTCTCAAACGAGATTGGGCTCGCATTGAAAAATGCGCCGCCGGGATTCACCTTGAGCGGTGGCCGAGTGCCCGCAAACCAAGATCAAGTGCGCGTCACCTTGACCGCGCCGTCCACACCGCTGCTTGAGCCAGTCAACCTTGCTTTGGAGGGGCACGCGATCATCAACGGTGAGGAGATTGTTCGCGCCGCGGTCCCGGCGGACGACATGATGCAAGCGTTCGCCTACCGGCATCTTGTTCCTGCGAAAGAACTGCTGGTCGCCGTTTCCGGACGACGGGCGTTCAATGCCACCGCCAGAATTCTTGATGAGGGACAATTAAAAATTCCTGTCGGCGGAACGGCCCGCGTCCAGATTGCGGCACCTGCCATCGCGCTGGCCGATCGGTTCGACCTCGAGTTGAACGAGCCGCCGGAAGGAATCACGATCCAAAACATCTCGCCGGGTAACGGGGGCGCGGAGATCGTGCTGCAAAGCGACGCAAAGAAAACCAAACCGGGGCTGGCGGGCAACCTGATTATCAATGTCGTGCCGGGGAAAAACCTGACCGGTTCGGGTAACGGAAAGAACCCAGGACCGCAAAGGCGCGCAGCCATCGGAACGTTGCCCGCGATACCCTTTGAAATCGTCGGACAATAG
- a CDS encoding DUF1553 domain-containing protein: MKILRLATLVLIGTLSANVATGAAMGPFELQADLTPDSRIDELVFAQLKRLDIPPANLCADAVFVRRASLDVIGTLPTVREVNEFLLNRDPNKRQVLIDTLLTRDEFADYWAMKWSDLLRVKAEFPINLWPNAAQAYHRWIHTSIRDNQPYDKFVREMLTSSGSNFRVPPVNFYRAMQNREPPAIAQTVALTFMGTRAEKWPKEKLSGMAAFFSQVGYKQTAEWKEEIVFFDPGNATNNLWRAAAFPDGKSVNLSPNQDPREVFADWLIDAKNPWFARNIVNRVWAWLLGRGIIQEPDDLRPDNPPSNPELLAFLEQELIDSHYDLKHIYRLILNSKTYQLSSIAKSDRAEAAANFASYPLRRLEAEVLIDAVNQITGTTEKYTSAIPEPFTFIPEHLRSISLPDGSITSSFLELFGRPPRDTGLESERNNRPAAAQELHLLNSRHLQTKLEQSRYLANLLQSKASPRDAVNGIYLMILSRYPTEDEWKAVSDHATGGDVKSREQLVDLTWALVNSAEFLYRH; this comes from the coding sequence ATGAAGATCTTGCGTCTCGCAACCCTCGTGCTCATCGGAACATTGAGCGCGAACGTGGCGACGGGAGCAGCGATGGGTCCTTTTGAACTTCAGGCGGACCTGACGCCGGACAGCCGGATTGATGAACTCGTTTTCGCGCAACTCAAACGACTAGACATCCCACCGGCGAACCTTTGCGCGGACGCCGTGTTTGTCCGACGCGCCAGCCTCGATGTCATCGGGACGCTTCCGACTGTGCGCGAGGTCAACGAATTTCTCCTGAACCGAGACCCGAACAAACGTCAGGTCCTGATCGACACTCTGCTCACCCGCGACGAGTTTGCGGATTATTGGGCGATGAAGTGGAGTGATTTACTGCGCGTCAAGGCGGAGTTCCCAATCAATCTCTGGCCGAATGCCGCGCAAGCGTATCACCGGTGGATTCACACCTCGATCCGCGACAACCAACCGTATGACAAATTCGTGCGCGAGATGCTTACGTCCAGCGGCAGCAACTTCCGAGTCCCGCCGGTCAATTTCTATCGTGCCATGCAAAACCGCGAACCGCCGGCCATCGCACAAACTGTGGCGCTGACCTTCATGGGCACGCGGGCGGAAAAGTGGCCGAAGGAGAAATTGTCTGGCATGGCAGCCTTTTTCTCCCAGGTCGGTTACAAGCAGACGGCGGAATGGAAGGAGGAGATTGTCTTTTTTGATCCCGGCAACGCGACGAACAACCTGTGGCGCGCCGCTGCGTTCCCGGACGGTAAATCGGTGAACCTGTCGCCAAACCAGGACCCGCGCGAGGTCTTCGCGGATTGGTTGATTGACGCCAAGAATCCGTGGTTCGCCCGCAACATTGTCAATCGCGTCTGGGCGTGGCTGCTGGGACGCGGCATCATTCAGGAGCCGGACGACCTGCGGCCTGACAACCCGCCGAGCAATCCCGAATTGCTCGCGTTTTTGGAGCAGGAGTTGATCGACTCCCATTATGACCTCAAGCACATCTACCGGCTCATCCTCAATTCCAAAACGTATCAACTCTCCTCCATCGCCAAAAGCGACCGAGCCGAGGCCGCGGCGAATTTCGCCTCGTACCCGCTGCGCCGCCTGGAAGCGGAGGTGTTGATTGACGCGGTGAACCAGATCACCGGCACGACTGAGAAATACACGAGCGCGATTCCCGAACCCTTCACCTTCATCCCGGAACACCTGCGTTCAATTTCGTTGCCGGATGGAAGCATCACCAGCTCCTTCCTTGAACTGTTCGGTCGTCCGCCGCGTGACACGGGTTTGGAATCCGAGCGAAACAACCGGCCGGCCGCTGCCCAGGAACTGCACTTGCTCAACTCGCGTCACCTTCAGACCAAACTGGAACAGAGTCGCTACCTCGCCAACCTGCTTCAATCCAAGGCCAGTCCGCGCGATGCCGTGAACGGGATTTATCTGATGATCCTTTCGCGGTACCCGACCGAGGATGAATGGAAAGCAGTTTCAGACCACGCCACCGGCGGCGACGTGAAATCGCGCGAGCAACTCGTGGACCTGACGTGGGCTTTGGTGAACAGCGCGGAGTTCCTTTATCGACATTGA